The genomic interval AGCAGCTACCATCGGCGCCGCTCGCCAAGGCCAGTGTTCAGCCGGTCATGGCCTTCGAGACCATGCCATTTGCAAGCTTGAAGAAGAGCTCCTGGTCGCCGTTCGTGCTGTCGGGCGTGATGACATAGCGACCACCGATCGCAATAGACGGCGTCGCATCGATCCGGTACCGGATGAGCTTGTTGAATGCGGCCTGGACTGTAGCGGGGTTCACGTTCTTCCATGCAGCATCAAACCCCTGCAAATGGGATGACGAGGCAATGAAGCTCCAAGTCTTGCCGTCACTCACCGGCATACCGCGGTCCTGAATAGCGGAGTAGGCGTAGCTCAAGAACGCAGGAAGGTACGTGGCATTCAAAGCCTTGGCCGCATAGAAGGCCCTCGCAGCGATGACGGTGTCACGATGTGCCTCGACAACCGGCACAAACTCCGCACTCCAGCCCTTAGGTAGCGACAGTGCCCACTTCGCAATCTGCTCGTGGTACGCGGCGCAAACAGGGCAAGTCAGAGAGATGAAGATCAGGACCTTCTTACTGTCCTCCGCTTCCCGCGGGACTTCCCTATAGGGCAGCTGCGGTGCCGACGACCCCTGTGACGACTCCTGTGCCAGCGTCGTCAGCGGCAGGCCGAACAACGCGACGGCCATTGAAGAAAAGGAGCGACGGTTCATTGAAATCTTCCTCTGTAAGGTGCTTGTGTTCAATATATAGGTCAAAGAGTGAGCAACTGGTCCGCTCTTGGCGCCATCGCGTCTCCATCTCTTTCGCCAGATCTGCCGACACCTTGCCGGTGGTGATGAAGTACCGGACCAATTCCGGAGCGCCCTGGGTGTAACCAACTGCCCGGATCACCTCCCGTGCGGTACAGATCCCTTCTTCGACGAGGATCTGTCCGAGCCGCCGAACCTTGCCACCCTTACGGAGCTCGATCTGCCGTACGGCCGCTGCATACGCCTCCTCAGGCGTGATGTGTCCGAGCTCCACGAGAACTTGACCGACGCGCTTCGTCTCAGGCGCCAACGCTTCGGCCCGATCAAGCTGCATGGCCTTCTCGATGGAGGTCAAACCGGCTGCGGCCATGCGCGTCACGGCTTGCGCCATGGTTTCGAACTGCGATTGGCGCATGGCTGCATTGAAAACCGCCATCTCCCCGCTCATCGCGAGCATTGCCGCTCGCACCGCAGCATCGGCCCGAATCAACTCCATAACCGGCATCCGGCCCTCATAGTCGGTCTCCTGTACGCCTGCGGGGAATTTGAGACCGGCGTGATGGATACCGGCAACCTCCATCCAGTCCACTTCGGCTTCGGTCGGAGCCCGGGTCCCTCTCTCCGGATCTGGCCGCAGAATTTCCACGAGCCGTTGGGAGAGGACACCGCGGAGAGCATCGGCCAGCGTCTGAACGTCCACACCCATATCGAGTAGACGTGTGATCGCCATCGCCGAGTTATTCGCGTGAACGGTAGCAACCACCAGGTGCCCGGTGTTTGCTGCCTGGATGGCAATCATCGCGGTCTCGACGTCGCGGATCTCACCAACCAGAATGACATGCGGCGCTTGGCGGAGTGCTGCACGCAACCCTCGGCAAACGAGATGTGCTGATTGATGTTGACCTGTGTGAGCCCAGGGAGGACCTTCTCGACGGGCTGCTCGAGCGTCAGGATGTTCCGCTTCCCATTGTTGAGATGCTGAAGCGCGGCATACAGAGTTGTGCTCTTCCCCGACCCCGTGGGGCCACAGACGAGAAAAAGGCCATTCGGCTCTTGCAGGATGTCCTCTAAGCAAGACCGTGCCATCGGCGTCATCTCAATCTCGTCGAGACTCGCAACGGAGGCAGTATTGTCCATCAGGCGACAAACGATCTTTTGCCCGGTCAGTGTCGGCAGGATCGACACCCGAACGTCAACCGCCCGGTCAGGAAATTTGAGTCTTAGACGCCCATCCAGTGGCTTATGACGATCCGAGGCGGCAATGTTGGCACGGGCCCGGAGCTTCTCGTCGAGTTGCTTAGCGAAGTTGTGATCAATGTGGTCGACCCAATGCAGCGAACCAGAGATGCCATATTGAATTGTGGTGCCCTCTGCTTCGTACAACATGTGAATGTCGGCGGCACGTCTTACCGCGGCCCTGGAGAACATGTCGTTCAAGTATTCCGCCGCCGCACGATCATGCGTCCCGGTATTGAAGAATAAGTCTGGTTCTCTCATTGTGATTACTTCCCGCAGTCGAGTGTCGGGCCGTAGAACAGCCGACCAAGGAATCTCTGGGTTGTGTTGTCCGCCGTGATGCTCCAACTGATCAAACGCAGCCGGCTATCCTGGCTCAGAAAGTTCTGCCCGCCCCAGCGCACCGCATCGAATCCGATCCGCACCGGCCCGGCCGAGCGGTAGACGCGCTCGCACGGCTCCGGGGCGATTGCTGAGTAAACCACCCACCCAACGACCATTGCAGCAAAAGCGCCGCCAAACATCTGCTTCATCGATTTATTCCCTGCAAGTTCTTCCACACCTTATTGATGTAGCGGATCTGGGCATCGTCGTCCTTGGAGTACTTGCCCGTGTTGTACGCGCCAACTGCCTTCCAGGTCCTGCCGTACTTGTGCATCCCGTCAGCGAGCACCCAGGCGCCTACGTTCACGTTCACGCATGGCTCAAGCAGCCTTTCCCGATCGATCCCGAACTTCTTCAGTTCTGGCAGCCAGATCGAGCTGACCATCATGAGGCCCATGAACTCCCAACCCTCCTTGCTTGTTCGAACCAGATTGGGGTCAAACGAGGCGTTCTCCGTCTTTGCAATAGCGCGCAGCAATGACTCATCGACGGAGTACCGCTTAGCCGCCTCCTTGAAGCAATAGCCCCAGCTTTGCAGGCTCACGGAGGCCAGGATGACGAAGGTCAGTAGCTTTTTCATGGCCCGGATCATACAATACACGTATCAATACGCCAATAGTATCCCAATGCGAAATCTCGTGCTTTGCGCGCTAACTGCCGCTATGTGGGGCGCATTCGCCACCGCGGCACATGCTTCGGACATTCCCACCGGTAAGCCGGGGCAGGAGGAAGCCACTCCGCGCGTGGCAGGCGGCGCCAAGCCGTCATCCCTTCCGAGTGACACTGCCTCCATTGACATCACCGCGAAGCTCGACGATCTCCTCGCTACGGCGAAAGAGACGAGTGAAGTGATGCGTCTCTATGCCAGCTGGCAAGCTGGTAATCGCGAGGCGGTGCCTGAGATATTTGCATTAGCCAAGAATGGCAACGCCCGCGCACAGAACCTCGCGGGGTTCATGCTCGACAATGGGCAGGGTGTGAAGCAGGATTCCAAGGCCGCAGCCGCATACTTCCAACGGTCCGCGGAAAGCGTCCCGCTGGCCAAGTACAACCTCGGGGTGCTGACGTACTACGGAAGGGGTGTAAGAAAAGACGAGGCGAAGGCCATGGAGCTCTTCAAGGGCTCTGCGATGAAGGCCGGCGTCGAACAGGCGAGTGTTCAGCTCGCCATCTACTACCTGAAGAACAAGAACGAGGACGAAGCGTACAAGTGGGCGAATGAAGGGGCGAACCGGGGCAACGTCAAGGCCTTCTACCTGCTCGGTAGGATTCTGTACCAGCGTGGCCAGTACCAGTCCGCCGCCTCGTGGATACAAAAGGCCGCGAATGCATCCGAACCGAATGCGCCGGCAATCCTGTCGCTCATGTACCGCGACGGGAAGGGGTAGGGCAGAGCAAGATGATGTCCGCGGCCTGGTGGATGATCTATGGCGCCCTGAATCGGCGGCAGACGGGAGGCAGCCTTGTTTCTTCCTCCTCATTCGGCCTGGATGAAACGGAACAACGGCAGGCGCTAGGCTTTGCAAACAACTGGTTGGCTACGCATGGCGCAGACAAGCGTATCAGCTATCAAAAGACACTTTTGCAAACAAACTAGAGCCGTCACGCTCAAGAAAAAAGGCCCTGCGATCTGAACGATCCAGGGCCTTTAGTTTTAAACGCGAGCCTCACGGCTGGCAGTGCATCAGCCACAACTACCGATGTGACCACACGCTTGGCATTTGCTGCATCCATCGACGCGATGGAGTTCGTGAGCGCCACATTCCGGGCACTTCTTCCCGAGTCCTGCCCCGATCGATTGACCCAGGCTCACTACGGTGCTGCTGTCAGAAGTGACTTCGTCGAAAGCAAGGGCTGCGTCGGCTTTCGACAGGCGTCTGGCGAGCTCCGCTGCCGGTACCTGACTACCGTCCTCGGCAAGGAACCCCGCTTCTTCAGAATGGACTGCAGGGCGTATCCGATCGCTGCGACCTCCGAATCGTGGTGCAGCGGCACCTTCGATCCATCAGCCCGCGTCAAATGCCCATAGCGCACCGCACCCTTGTCCCAGATGACTTCCCGGAGGTTTGCGACTGCCTTCGCTACCGAACCACCGGATCGTGCCACCATCGAGAGCATCCGCATGTTGGCAGAGATCCATTGTTGGCCGTCATTCCGCTGGCCCGCCGGCATGAAGAATTCCACCGGTCGTTCGATCTCCGCCTCCTGACCATCAACGATGCCTTTGACGCGCATGAAGTTCACCGTGAGATATACGGTGTTCGCCCCTCATAGGTAAAATACTCAACCTTTGAAGTGACACCCTCCAGTTCGCCGGTGGGCCGGCTGTCGAAGGGCATGCGCAACGGATCGTCCGCGATGGGCGTGGGCGTCGGGCTTGGACTCGGCGATGCAGGAGCCTCCACCGACAGCACGGCACCGAGCACGGAGTTAGGCCGATAGGTCGCCAGTCCTTTCAAACCCGCCTTCCACGCATCCAGGTACAGATTCTGGAAATCCGCGTAAGGGTAGTCTTCAGGTACGTTGACCGTCTTGCTGATGCTGGTGTCGATGTACGGCTGGACCGCTTCCAGCATTCGCATATGGTCGATCGCAGGCATTTCCAGCGCCGTCACGAAGCATTCTGGCAGGTTCACAACATCCCACCGAGATGCCGATAGAGGCGGTACGCATGATCAGCTACTTCAAACGTCTGATAGCTGTTGTCCGGCATACGCTTCTTGCGGTTGTACGTCCAGGAGAATGCAGGTTCGATGCCATTCGAGGCGTTATCAGCAAACGCGAGGGTGATAGTCCCCGTGGGTGCAATCGACAGCAAGTGCGAGTTGCGAATGCCGTGCTCCTGGATCAGATCTCGAATATCCTGGGGCAGGCGCTTTGCGAAGCCGCTCTCGAGGTACTTCTCTTTGTCGAGGAGCGGGAACGAACCCTTTTCGACAGCGAGCGCTACCGAAGCTGCGTAAGCGGCGTCGCGCATCGACTCCGAGATTGACGCAGCCAGCTCGCGTCCCGCATCGGAGTCGTATCGAACTCCCAGCATCACGAGTGCACTTCCCAGGCCCAAGAACCCAAGGCCGATGCGTCGCTTCGACATGGCTTCGTCCCGCTGTTTCGGAAGCGGCCAGAACGTGGCGTCAAGTACGAGATCCAGCATTCGGATTCCCGTGGCCACGAGAGCCCTGAAGCCTTCGAAGTCGAAGTGTGCTTCGGGCCCGAAGGCGTTCCGCACGAACTTCGTAAGGTTGACCGAGCCCAGGCAGCAGCAACCGTAAGACGGCAAGGGCTGCTCCGCGCAAGGATTCGTTGCCTCGATCTGCTCGCAGTAGTAGAGGTTGTTGTCAGAGTTCATCCGGTCAAGGAAGAGAACCCCAGGCTCGGCGTGGTCATAGGTCGACTTCATGACCTGGTCCCACAGCTCCCGCGCGCTCACTTTTCGATACACCCACGTCCCGTCATCCCGACGGTACGATTCCGCCGTCAGCACTTCCGGATGGGGCTCTGCATTGTGCCAAAGTTCGATTTCCTCGCCGACTTCGACGGCACGCATAAATGCGTCAGTGACCCCGATCGAAATGTTGAAATTGGTCAGTTCGCCCTTGTCCTTCGCGTGGATGAATTGCTCGATATCTGGGTGGTCGCAACGCAGCACACCCATCTGAGCTCCGCGGCGAGCACCGGCAGACTCGACCGTCGCACACGACGAATCGAAGACCTTCATAAAGGAGACCGGGCCAGACGCTCGGGAGAACGTGCCTCGCACCAACGCACCGTTCGGTCGGATGTCGCCAAATGCATAGCCCACGCCCCCACCGCGCCGCATCGTTTCAGCCGCTTCTGCTACGGCGGTGTAAATCCCGGGCTTTCCATCTTTGGCCTCGGATACCGAGTCGCCAACCGGTTGCACAAAGCAGTTGATGAGCGTCGCCTGGATATCCGTTCCGGCTGCAGAGTTGATGCGGCCGGCCGGAACGAAACCCGATTCGAGCGCGTCAAGGAACTTGACTTCGTAATCGGCTCGGTCCTCAGCGCGCTCCATACTGGCCAGCGCCTTAGCAACACGGCGCCGGACATCCGCGACTGTCTTCTCGCCACCCTTGGCGTACTTCTCCAAGAGGATCTCACCCGCAATTTCCTGGGCCGGCAGGATACCGAACATCTTTTCATTTGCGTTCATGATGATTGCTCCAAAGTGGATTGACAAAAAATTCGGCGGCGGATCGTCCGCCCCGTCCTTGCAATTAGGGGATGGAACTCAGCCACAAATAAAAAAAGCCCTCCCGCGATTTGGGGAGGGCTGCGTTTCACAAGCGCTGAGCTTGCCCCCGCAAAACGAATCCCTTGCTGAGGTTAAACTGAAGCAAGGAGAGATGTGATGACAAGCAAGACAAAGCGGGCGCAGTACACGCTGGAATTCAAGCTGGAAGCGGTACGGCTGGTGAAGAGCGGGCAGAGCATGGCAGTGGTTAGCGCGACCCTGGGCATCAGAGCGCAGACGCTGCATAACTGGGTCAAGGCGGAGCGGGAAGGCAAGCTGACTGGTGCGGGTATGAAGCCGGTCAGCCCGGAGCAGATGGAGCTGGCCCGGCTTCGGGCGGAGGTGGCGCGCTTGAAGATGGAGCGCGATATTTTAAAAAAAGCCGCAGCATACTTTGCGAAGGAGTCGGTGTGAGGTATGCGTTCATCGAGCGAAACCGACGTTACTGGCCGGTCTCGGTCCTGTGTGAGCTGTTAGGGGTCAGCCCCAGCGGCTATCACCAGCGCAAGCAACGCACAGTAAGCACCGACAGGCCAGATAGAGGCCGACTCAGTGACGATGCCTTGTTGGCCCACATCAAGGCGATTCACGCCGGGGTCAAGGGGGAGTACGGCTGGCCGCGCATGTGGAAGGAACTGCTGGCGCGTGGGGTGCGGGTGGGCAAGGAGCGTGTTCGCAAGCTGATGGCGCTGCACGGCATCCGTGCCCGCCACAAGCGCAAGTACATCGCGACAACCAACTCGAACCACGATTTGCCGGTGGCCCCCAATCTGCTGCAACGCGACTTTAGCCCAGCAGCACCCAATCAAGTCTGGACGAGCGACATAACCTATGTGGCGACCGCCGAAGGCTGGCTCTACCTGGTGGTCATCATCGACCTGTTCAGCCGGCAGGTGGTTGGCTGGTCGATGCAACCACACATGAAGGCCGAATTGGTCACGGACGCGCTGCGCATGGCCTGGTTCCGGCGCCGCCCGGAAGCCGGTGTGATTGTGCACACCGACCGGGGAAGCCAGTATTGCAGCCATCTGTTTCAAGACGCCCTGAAGGCGTATGGCATGCGCTCGTCAATGAGCCGCAGGGGCGATTGCTGGGACAACGCGCCGACTGAGAGTCTGTGGGGGTCGTTGAAGGTCGCTCGCCTGCACGGTCGCCAGTTCGCTACCCGCCGCGCCGCAATGGACGAGGTAATTGACTGGCTTGGCTTTTATAATGCCAGCCGACTCCACTCGACGCTGGGCTACGTCAGCCCCATGACGTTCGAGAAAAACTGGTCCGCAGCTCAGCAACACCGGGCTGCCTAATTCCCTCGGTTATGGGATTCGTGGAACAGGGGCAAGGTCACACTGGCGAATCAAGCTGCTGGCAGCATTCAAAGGAAGTACCCCGATGGGAAAGATCCTTCCTTGCCATGTGGGCCTCTCGCGAGGCCATGACCGGCTCCTCACTCGGTCTAGCCTCGACATCGCGCCCTTCATCCGCGGCGCCCGTTGGGGCCGATTCTTCCGACGTGCTTGCCTCTGGGATGGGGTCATCCCGTAACGCATGCTTCTCGCAGCCAGGCCTCTGAGGATTGATAAAGACCGACTCAACGCAGCTGACGCCGGATTGCGCGGCTGCGTGGCCGGGCTGGCACCAGAGCATTCCTTCCATACCTCTGACGTTTGCACGAACCGCCGCCTTACAGTTGCCGCACCGGCGGCCTTCGATGGTGTCCATAGGGATTCCTTGATGTCTCGACTGTGGGATATGAGCAGCACCCGAACACATGCTCATAGGTAGTGCATCATCGCCAGACTGACGCCGGCCAGATACAACGGCCAGGATCGAAGGGACTGCACGAGATCGGTCGAAGAGGGCCAGCACGAGAGCAGTTGCGCTGACAGACCGGCCCAGATGAGTAAATCCCACTGCTCGAAGCTCCACGCTTCAGCAACACGCGCCTTCGCAATCAGCCAAACGACAGGCAGTCCCAGCAGCGGCGCGAGACATGTAGGGGCGGCATTGAACCACCGCAAATTCTCGAACGTGACTGATCCAGCGCGATCCGACCATCCGGCTGCCGCGTCGGGAAGAGGCTCATGGAGACCGGCTTTGCCCCTGTCATGGCCC from Cupriavidus sp. EM10 carries:
- a CDS encoding ATPase, T2SS/T4P/T4SS family, translating into MRAALRQAPHVILVGEIRDVETAMIAIQAANTGHLVVATVHANNSAMAITRLLDMGVDVQTLADALRGVLSQRLVEILRPDPERGTRAPTEAEVDWMEVAGIHHAGLKFPAGVQETDYEGRMPVMELIRADAAVRAAMLAMSGEMAVFNAAMRQSQFETMAQAVTRMAAAGLTSIEKAMQLDRAEALAPETKRVGQVLVELGHITPEEAYAAAVRQIELRKGGKVRRLGQILVEEGICTAREVIRAVGYTQGAPELVRYFITTGKVSADLAKEMETRWRQERTSCSLFDLYIEHKHLTEEDFNEPSLLFFNGRRVVRPAADDAGTGVVTGVVGTAAAL
- a CDS encoding lytic transglycosylase domain-containing protein; this encodes MKKLLTFVILASVSLQSWGYCFKEAAKRYSVDESLLRAIAKTENASFDPNLVRTSKEGWEFMGLMMVSSIWLPELKKFGIDRERLLEPCVNVNVGAWVLADGMHKYGRTWKAVGAYNTGKYSKDDDAQIRYINKVWKNLQGINR
- a CDS encoding IS3-like element ISRme13 family transposase (programmed frameshift), with translation MTSKTKRAQYTLEFKLEAVRLVKSGQSMAVVSATLGIRAQTLHNWVKAEREGKLTGAGMKPVSPEQMELARLRAEVARLKMERDIFKKSRSILCEGVGVRYAFIERNRRYWPVSVLCELLGVSPSGYHQRKQRTVSTDRPDRGRLSDDALLAHIKAIHAGVKGEYGWPRMWKELLARGVRVGKERVRKLMALHGIRARHKRKYIATTNSNHDLPVAPNLLQRDFSPAAPNQVWTSDITYVATAEGWLYLVVIIDLFSRQVVGWSMQPHMKAELVTDALRMAWFRRRPEAGVIVHTDRGSQYCSHLFQDALKAYGMRSSMSRRGDCWDNAPTESLWGSLKVARLHGRQFATRRAAMDEVIDWLGFYNASRLHSTLGYVSPMTFEKNWSAAQQHRAA
- a CDS encoding tetratricopeptide repeat protein, giving the protein MTKVSSFFMARIIQYTYQYANSIPMRNLVLCALTAAMWGAFATAAHASDIPTGKPGQEEATPRVAGGAKPSSLPSDTASIDITAKLDDLLATAKETSEVMRLYASWQAGNREAVPEIFALAKNGNARAQNLAGFMLDNGQGVKQDSKAAAAYFQRSAESVPLAKYNLGVLTYYGRGVRKDEAKAMELFKGSAMKAGVEQASVQLAIYYLKNKNEDEAYKWANEGANRGNVKAFYLLGRILYQRGQYQSAASWIQKAANASEPNAPAILSLMYRDGKG
- a CDS encoding thioredoxin domain-containing protein, encoding MNRRSFSSMAVALFGLPLTTLAQESSQGSSAPQLPYREVPREAEDSKKVLIFISLTCPVCAAYHEQIAKWALSLPKGWSAEFVPVVEAHRDTVIAARAFYAAKALNATYLPAFLSYAYSAIQDRGMPVSDGKTWSFIASSSHLQGFDAAWKNVNPATVQAAFNKLIRYRIDATPSIAIGGRYVITPDSTNGDQELFFKLANGMVSKAMTG
- a CDS encoding GspE/PulE family protein; translation: MFSRAAVRRAADIHMLYEAEGTTIQYGISGSLHWVDHIDHNFAKQLDEKLRARANIAASDRHKPLDGRLRLKFPDRAVDVRVSILPTLTGQKIVCRLMDNTASVASLDEIEMTPMARSCLEDILQEPNGLFLVCGPTGSGKSTTLYAALQHLNNGKRNILTLEQPVEKVLPGLTQVNINQHISFAEGCVQHSAKRRMSFWLVRSATSRPR